One region of Malania oleifera isolate guangnan ecotype guangnan chromosome 6, ASM2987363v1, whole genome shotgun sequence genomic DNA includes:
- the LOC131158784 gene encoding G-type lectin S-receptor-like serine/threonine-protein kinase SD2-5 isoform X1, with the protein MGVLHSVRSLCFFLLLVFNTCSASVQIGQIHPGFTGSQMDYNNTCGLFLQSSNSTFALGFFPALDIGSFVLVVLHVQRNRPVWTANRGSLVRNSDKFVFDKNGNVYLENNDGKAWSTHTEGKGATAMELRDTGNLVLLDNNRKILWQSFSHPTDTLLPDQFLLEGMQLRSFPKHSNLFHFLEIKSGDMILSAGYQTPQIYWSMANDSRKKILKEASGKRISSASLVSNSWDFYDQNGVRVWQFVFSEESDTNAIWAAILGADGSISFLNLQNGKWGGAESAKIPHNPCGIPESCQPYEVCSFENRCQCPSPLFSNFMCKPPRLNSSTCNSSEVDFLFVGEELNYFALDFVSPFSKTDLNGCKEACQRNCSCVVLFFESSLGSCYLFDQIGSLQRADQGAAGFTSYVKVLKSGGESLNPTRKKTKAVQMRNIIIVVIAVVTTLVILGLTYLGLWYPQKKKRLLESTKDNLEEDDLFDSISGMLNRYSFDDLCNVTKNFSTKLGQGGFGSVYKGLLPDGTQVAVKKLEGIGQGKKEFRAEVSIIGNVHHVHLVRLRGFCAEGACRLLVYEYMGKGSLDRWIFNNNKEGLMLDWEMRFSIALGTAKGLAYLHEECDVKIVHCDIKPENVLLDDNYLAKVSDFGLAKLMNREQSLAFTTLRGTRGYLAPEWITNHAISEKSDVYSFGMLLLEIIGGRKNYEPRESSEREYFPSYVFKMMEEGELNKVLDSKLKSDENDERINAAIKVALWCIQDDMNARPPMTKVVQMLEGLCAVPQPPTTSQKGSHICSGLFQLCGEKGTPLQPINYNSDVLLSDVQLSGPR; encoded by the coding sequence ATGGGCGTCCTCCATTCTGTTCGATCTTTGTGTTTTTTTCTCCTGCTTGTCTTCAATACCTGCTCTGCAAGCGTCCAAATTGGTCAAATTCATCCTGGATTCACAGGGTCTCAGATGGATTATAATAATACTTGTGGATTATTTTTGCAATCCAGCAATTCAACATTTGCATTGGGTTTCTTTCCTGCCCTGGACATCGGATCATTTGTTCTAGTTGTTCTTCACGTTCAGAGAAATAGACCAGTTTGGACTGCCAATAGAGGTTCATTGGTTCGAAATTCTGATAAATTTGTCTTTGACAAGAATGGAAATGTTTACTTAGAGAATAACGACGGTAAAGCTTGGTCTACACATACAGAGGGAAAGGGAGCTACAGCCATGGAATTGCGGGATACTGGAAATTTGGTGTTGCTGGACAACAATAGAAAAATTTTGTGGCAAAGCTTCAGCCATCCTACTGATACCCTGTTACCTGACCAGTTCTTGTTAGAAGGAATGCAACTCAGAAGTTTTCCTAAGCACAGCAACTTGTTTCATTTTCTTGAAATCAAGTCTGGCGACATGATTTTGTCTGCAGGATATCAAACTCCACAAATTTACTGGTCCATGGCAAATGATAGCCGCAAAAAAATCCTCAAGGAAGCTAGTGGTAAGAGGATCTCATCTGCATCGCTGGTGTCCAATTCTTGGGATTTCTATGATCAAAATGGCGTACGAGTTTGGCAGTTTGTGTTCTCAGAAGAATCTGATACAAATGCCATATGGGCTGCAATTTTAGGCGCTGATGGGTCAATTTCATTTCTTAATCTGCAAAATGGAAAATGGGGTGGTGCTGAGTCGGCTAAGATTCCACACAATCCTTGTGGAATTCCTGAATCTTGTCAACCATATGAAGTATGCAGCTTTGAAAATCGGTGTCAATGTCCTTCTCCTCTTTTCTCTAATTTTATGTGCAAGCCTCCAAGGCTAAATTCCTCAACCTGTAATAGTTCAGAAGTTGATTTTTTATTTGTTGGCGAGGAACTTAACTACTTTGCCCTTGATTTCGTTTCACCCTTTTCAAAAACTGACCTAAACGGTTGCAAAGAAGCTTGCCAAAGAAACTGCTCATGCGTTGTGCTGTTCTTCGAGAGCAGTTTGGGAAGTTGCTATCTTTTTGATCAGATAGGAAGTTTGCAACGTGCAGATCAAGGTGCTGCTGGTTTTACTTCTTATGTGAAGGTCTTGAAAAGCGGAGGTGAAAGTTTAAATCCCACAAGAAAGAAAACCAAAGCTGTTCAAATGCGAAATATAATAATTGTGGTTATAGCTGTTGTAACTACACTGGTAATTTTGGGTCTAACTTATCTGGGACTATGGTATCCCCAGAAAAAGAAAAGGTTACTGGAATCCACAAAAGATAATTTGGAGGAGGATGATTTGTTTGATAGTATTTCTGGGATGCTTAACCGCTACAGTTTTGATGATCTTTGTAATGTTACTAAAAACTTCTCAACGAAGCTTGGCCAAGGAGGGTTTGGTTCAGTCTACAAAGGGTTGCTCCCAGATGGGACTCAAGTAGCTGTGAAAAAATTGGAGGGCATTGGGCAAGGGAAGAAAGAGTTTAGAGCTGAAGTTAGCATTATAGGGAATGTCCACCATGTCCATTTAGTGAGGCTCAGAGGCTTCTGCGCTGAGGGGGCTTGCCGCCTACTTGTTTATGAGTACATGGGAAAAGGATCTTTGGATAGATGGATTTTCAATAATAACAAAGAGGGTCTTATGTTGGATTGGGAAATGAGATTCAGCATTGCATTAGGTACAGCGAAAGGACTGGCTTATCTCCATGAAGAGTGTGATGTCAAGATCGTCCACTGTGATATAAAACCTGAAAATGTTCTTCTTGATGATAATTACCTTGCCAAAGTTTCAGATTTTGGCTTGGCTAAGCTAATGAACCGAGAACAGAGCCTTGCATTCACGACATTGAGAGGTACAAGGGGATACCTTGCACCTGAGTGGATAACAAACCATGCTATTTCAGAGAAGAGTGATGTGTACAGCTTTGGCATGCTCTTGCTCGAGATCATTGGGGGAAGGAAGAATTATGAGCcaagagagagttcagagagagAATATTTCCCTTCTTATGTCTTCAAGATGATGGAAGAAGGCGAGCTTAATAAAGTCCTTGATTCAAAGTTAAAGagtgatgaaaatgatgaaaGGATTAATGCTGCAATCAAAGTTGCTTTATGGTGTATACAGGATGATATGAATGCAAGACCACCAATGACTAAAGTAGTTCAAATGCTTGAGGGTCTTTGTGCTGTACCGCAGCCACCAACTACCTCTCAAAAGGGTTCTCATATTTGCTCTGGTTTGTTCCAATTATGTGGAGAAAAGGGTACTCCATTACAGccaataaattataatagtgatGTGCTTCTCTCAGATGTTCAGCTATCGGGGCCAAGATGA
- the LOC131158784 gene encoding G-type lectin S-receptor-like serine/threonine-protein kinase SD2-5 isoform X2: MFAAGATMGVLHSVRSLCFFLLLVFNTCSASVQIGQIHPGFTGSQMDYNNTCGLFLQSSNSTFALGFFPALDIGSFVLVVLHVQRNRPVWTANRGSLVRNSDKFVFDKNGNVYLENNDGKAWSTHTEGKGATAMELRDTGNLVLLDNNRKILWQSFSHPTDTLLPDQFLLEGMQLRSFPKHSNLFHFLEIKSGDMILSAGYQTPQIYWSMANDSRKKILKEASGKRISSASLVSNSWDFYDQNGVRVWQFVFSEESDTNAIWAAILGADGSISFLNLQNGKWGGAESAKIPHNPCGIPESCQPYEVCSFENRCQCPSPLFSNFMCKPPRLNSSTCNSSEVDFLFVGEELNYFALDFVSPFSKTDLNGCKEACQRNCSCVVLFFESSLGSCYLFDQIGSLQRADQGAAGFTSYVKVLKSGGESLNPTRKKTKAVQMRNIIIVVIAVVTTLVILGLTYLGLWYPQKKKRLLESTKDNLEEDDLFDSISGMLNRYSFDDLCNVTKNFSTKLGQGGFGSVYKGLLPDGTQVAVKKLEGIGQGKKEFRAEVSIIGNVHHVHLVRLRGFCAEGACRLLVYEYMGKGSLDRWIFNNNKEGLMLDWEMRFSIALGTAKGLAYLHEECDVKIVHCDIKPENVLLDDNYLAKVSDFGLAKLMNREQSLAFTTLRGTRGYLAPEWITNHAISEKSDVYSFGMLLLEIIGGRKNYEPRESSEREYFPSYVFKMMEEGELNKVLDSKLKSDENDERINAAIKVALWCIQDDMNARPPMTKVVQMLEGLCAVPQPPTTSQKGSHICSGLFQLCGEKGTPLQPINYNSDVLLSDVQLSGPR, encoded by the coding sequence atgtttGCAGCTGGTGCAACCATGGGCGTCCTCCATTCTGTTCGATCTTTGTGTTTTTTTCTCCTGCTTGTCTTCAATACCTGCTCTGCAAGCGTCCAAATTGGTCAAATTCATCCTGGATTCACAGGGTCTCAGATGGATTATAATAATACTTGTGGATTATTTTTGCAATCCAGCAATTCAACATTTGCATTGGGTTTCTTTCCTGCCCTGGACATCGGATCATTTGTTCTAGTTGTTCTTCACGTTCAGAGAAATAGACCAGTTTGGACTGCCAATAGAGGTTCATTGGTTCGAAATTCTGATAAATTTGTCTTTGACAAGAATGGAAATGTTTACTTAGAGAATAACGACGGTAAAGCTTGGTCTACACATACAGAGGGAAAGGGAGCTACAGCCATGGAATTGCGGGATACTGGAAATTTGGTGTTGCTGGACAACAATAGAAAAATTTTGTGGCAAAGCTTCAGCCATCCTACTGATACCCTGTTACCTGACCAGTTCTTGTTAGAAGGAATGCAACTCAGAAGTTTTCCTAAGCACAGCAACTTGTTTCATTTTCTTGAAATCAAGTCTGGCGACATGATTTTGTCTGCAGGATATCAAACTCCACAAATTTACTGGTCCATGGCAAATGATAGCCGCAAAAAAATCCTCAAGGAAGCTAGTGGTAAGAGGATCTCATCTGCATCGCTGGTGTCCAATTCTTGGGATTTCTATGATCAAAATGGCGTACGAGTTTGGCAGTTTGTGTTCTCAGAAGAATCTGATACAAATGCCATATGGGCTGCAATTTTAGGCGCTGATGGGTCAATTTCATTTCTTAATCTGCAAAATGGAAAATGGGGTGGTGCTGAGTCGGCTAAGATTCCACACAATCCTTGTGGAATTCCTGAATCTTGTCAACCATATGAAGTATGCAGCTTTGAAAATCGGTGTCAATGTCCTTCTCCTCTTTTCTCTAATTTTATGTGCAAGCCTCCAAGGCTAAATTCCTCAACCTGTAATAGTTCAGAAGTTGATTTTTTATTTGTTGGCGAGGAACTTAACTACTTTGCCCTTGATTTCGTTTCACCCTTTTCAAAAACTGACCTAAACGGTTGCAAAGAAGCTTGCCAAAGAAACTGCTCATGCGTTGTGCTGTTCTTCGAGAGCAGTTTGGGAAGTTGCTATCTTTTTGATCAGATAGGAAGTTTGCAACGTGCAGATCAAGGTGCTGCTGGTTTTACTTCTTATGTGAAGGTCTTGAAAAGCGGAGGTGAAAGTTTAAATCCCACAAGAAAGAAAACCAAAGCTGTTCAAATGCGAAATATAATAATTGTGGTTATAGCTGTTGTAACTACACTGGTAATTTTGGGTCTAACTTATCTGGGACTATGGTATCCCCAGAAAAAGAAAAGGTTACTGGAATCCACAAAAGATAATTTGGAGGAGGATGATTTGTTTGATAGTATTTCTGGGATGCTTAACCGCTACAGTTTTGATGATCTTTGTAATGTTACTAAAAACTTCTCAACGAAGCTTGGCCAAGGAGGGTTTGGTTCAGTCTACAAAGGGTTGCTCCCAGATGGGACTCAAGTAGCTGTGAAAAAATTGGAGGGCATTGGGCAAGGGAAGAAAGAGTTTAGAGCTGAAGTTAGCATTATAGGGAATGTCCACCATGTCCATTTAGTGAGGCTCAGAGGCTTCTGCGCTGAGGGGGCTTGCCGCCTACTTGTTTATGAGTACATGGGAAAAGGATCTTTGGATAGATGGATTTTCAATAATAACAAAGAGGGTCTTATGTTGGATTGGGAAATGAGATTCAGCATTGCATTAGGTACAGCGAAAGGACTGGCTTATCTCCATGAAGAGTGTGATGTCAAGATCGTCCACTGTGATATAAAACCTGAAAATGTTCTTCTTGATGATAATTACCTTGCCAAAGTTTCAGATTTTGGCTTGGCTAAGCTAATGAACCGAGAACAGAGCCTTGCATTCACGACATTGAGAGGTACAAGGGGATACCTTGCACCTGAGTGGATAACAAACCATGCTATTTCAGAGAAGAGTGATGTGTACAGCTTTGGCATGCTCTTGCTCGAGATCATTGGGGGAAGGAAGAATTATGAGCcaagagagagttcagagagagAATATTTCCCTTCTTATGTCTTCAAGATGATGGAAGAAGGCGAGCTTAATAAAGTCCTTGATTCAAAGTTAAAGagtgatgaaaatgatgaaaGGATTAATGCTGCAATCAAAGTTGCTTTATGGTGTATACAGGATGATATGAATGCAAGACCACCAATGACTAAAGTAGTTCAAATGCTTGAGGGTCTTTGTGCTGTACCGCAGCCACCAACTACCTCTCAAAAGGGTTCTCATATTTGCTCTGGTTTGTTCCAATTATGTGGAGAAAAGGGTACTCCATTACAGccaataaattataatagtgatGTGCTTCTCTCAGATGTTCAGCTATCGGGGCCAAGATGA